One genomic segment of Actinoplanes ianthinogenes includes these proteins:
- a CDS encoding GNAT family N-acetyltransferase — translation MACPPGTAQADIDAFVATHLSAERFTAYLADPARTLLLALDEDRPVGYAMLVRGPIADPDVAAVVDAATSVELSKFYVAPDRHGSGAAHALMTRTLATAAATGAASCWLGVNQQNVRAAKFYAKHGFTIIGVKRFLVGAEWHDDHIRSRPLP, via the coding sequence TTGGCCTGCCCTCCGGGCACCGCACAGGCCGACATCGACGCGTTCGTCGCCACCCACCTGTCCGCCGAGCGGTTCACCGCGTACCTCGCCGACCCGGCCCGGACCCTGCTGCTGGCCCTCGACGAGGACCGTCCGGTGGGCTACGCGATGCTGGTCCGCGGGCCGATCGCGGACCCGGACGTGGCCGCCGTGGTGGACGCGGCGACCAGCGTCGAGCTGAGCAAGTTCTACGTCGCGCCGGACCGGCACGGCTCCGGCGCCGCCCACGCGCTGATGACGCGGACCCTGGCGACCGCGGCCGCGACCGGCGCCGCGTCCTGCTGGCTCGGGGTGAATCAGCAGAACGTCCGGGCCGCGAAGTTCTATGCCAAGCACGGCTTCACCATCATCGGCGTGAAACGCTTCCTGGTCGGCGCCGAATGGCACGACGACCACATCCGCAGCCGCCCACTCCCCTGA
- a CDS encoding family 20 glycosylhydrolase: MRPQTKRLADVIPAPALVVPEPAVSFTVAPDAVAALAAAPRADGPIRLALTDADGLGPEGYRLEITATGVTLRAAAPAGLFWGVQTLRQLAAGDGVLPGGVIEDRPRFAYRGAMLDLARHFFTAAEIRAHIDLLVQFKINHLHLHLTDDQGWRLEIPGWPRLTEVGGGPGTGCDGAGPGFLTLADYAEVVAYAAERFVTVVPEIDMPGHVNAALVAYPELTADGQPVAPRTDAEVGYSSLVAGKEETYAFVETVLKTVADATPGPYLHIGGDECLSTTAEDYRAFLSRVLPLPAKYGKRAIGWHEIAAADLPEGTVVQYWRPQDEGTNVAAAVAAGHQVIMAPADRTYLDMKYDETTPIGLDWAGLVPVRRAYDWDPADRLPGVPETALLGVAAPLWSETLRSVADLQYLTFPRLPAVAEVSWTPQAGRDWDSFAERLAAFGPRWDAAGVTWFRAPEIDWPAG, from the coding sequence GTGCGCCCTCAGACGAAGCGGCTCGCCGATGTGATTCCGGCGCCCGCCCTGGTTGTTCCGGAACCGGCCGTGAGCTTCACCGTCGCCCCCGACGCCGTCGCGGCGCTCGCGGCGGCCCCGCGTGCGGACGGGCCGATCCGGCTCGCCCTCACCGACGCCGACGGCCTCGGACCCGAGGGATACCGCCTGGAGATCACCGCGACCGGTGTGACGCTGCGTGCCGCGGCGCCGGCCGGGCTGTTCTGGGGTGTGCAGACGCTGCGCCAGCTGGCCGCCGGGGACGGCGTGCTGCCCGGCGGGGTGATCGAGGACCGGCCCCGGTTCGCCTATCGCGGCGCGATGCTCGACCTGGCCCGGCACTTCTTCACCGCCGCCGAGATCCGCGCGCACATCGACCTGCTGGTCCAGTTCAAGATCAATCATCTGCACCTGCACCTCACCGACGACCAGGGCTGGCGGTTGGAGATCCCCGGCTGGCCGCGCCTCACCGAGGTCGGCGGCGGCCCGGGCACCGGCTGCGACGGCGCCGGGCCGGGCTTTCTCACCCTGGCCGACTACGCCGAGGTGGTGGCGTACGCCGCCGAGCGGTTCGTCACCGTGGTGCCGGAGATCGATATGCCGGGCCACGTGAACGCGGCCCTGGTGGCGTACCCGGAACTGACCGCGGACGGGCAGCCGGTCGCGCCGCGCACCGACGCCGAGGTCGGGTACAGCTCGCTGGTGGCCGGCAAGGAGGAGACGTACGCCTTCGTCGAGACCGTGCTGAAGACGGTGGCCGACGCGACGCCGGGGCCGTACCTGCACATCGGTGGCGACGAGTGCCTCTCCACCACGGCCGAGGACTACCGGGCGTTCCTGTCCCGGGTGCTGCCGCTGCCGGCGAAGTACGGCAAGCGGGCGATCGGCTGGCACGAGATCGCCGCGGCCGACCTGCCCGAGGGCACCGTGGTGCAGTACTGGCGGCCGCAGGACGAGGGGACGAACGTGGCCGCCGCGGTCGCCGCCGGTCACCAGGTGATCATGGCGCCGGCCGACCGGACGTATCTCGACATGAAGTACGACGAGACGACCCCGATCGGGTTGGACTGGGCCGGGCTGGTGCCGGTGCGGCGGGCGTACGACTGGGACCCGGCCGACCGGCTGCCCGGGGTGCCGGAGACCGCCCTGCTCGGGGTGGCCGCGCCGCTCTGGTCGGAGACCCTGCGCAGCGTCGCCGACCTCCAGTACCTGACGTTTCCGCGGCTCCCGGCGGTGGCCGAGGTGTCCTGGACCCCGCAGGCGGGCCGGGACTGGGACTCGTTCGCCGAGCGGCTCGCGGCGTTCGGCCCGCGCTGGGACGCGGCCGGTGTGACGTGGTTCCGCGCTCCGGAAATCGACTGGCCGGCCGGCTGA
- a CDS encoding M48 family metallopeptidase has protein sequence MSNDARAAARSAAALAGFLIVAGLQLAVVLGVLWTVLKLLPTDFALRAGVPLSIATFGALGYATWRALRSRRRVPAGVAVPRADAPELWALVDAAATAAGVTPPAGLTVVADATVVVGERTRALGLGGGRRDLYVGLPLLQAWDRGRLRAAVAHELAHGSARLGRWAPMAYRGRVEVGRLASRWGRGRNPAAAVFRAYAQVYRRWDAPFSRAQELAADRVAAAHAGAEAAAGALRDLPVLAGMQRLFHAEYVGPGWQAGQVPDDVFGGFLRVLAARAEDVAILRARGPEPAGDWDTHPPLAERLAALTPDSPAAPAAAPDAPTAPAAPGSPAAPTPDSSVDDEKEEPADDLVPDLPGLGRALQAVAFPPAGRTEVSWDDFLSLARTAEMEREAEAALATVARAVGAPVPDAAGVLELAADGRLATAAATIFPGLTPEETADRIVDLLSLMLALAALRSGVARWRHSWTGTAELVAADGAHLNLTDVAAAAADPEQAEAVRAYLDRIGVDLAASGGDRPAARAQVLGGLINLSADGERTDLLVTDLGLLLVPGLSRGKGVEAKRRLHQIAAGGVPVSGEATAAAGTATAVATLEPPGDGRRFVPFAEVATVTSLPGRRRGWVIGLHGGGELTLRPSLDTDELPGGWAAWDDAVTFLTGTR, from the coding sequence TTGAGCAACGATGCGCGAGCGGCGGCGAGGTCGGCCGCTGCCCTGGCCGGGTTCCTGATCGTCGCCGGACTGCAGCTGGCCGTGGTCCTCGGCGTGCTGTGGACCGTGCTGAAACTGCTGCCCACCGACTTCGCGCTGCGCGCCGGGGTGCCGCTGAGCATCGCCACGTTCGGCGCGCTCGGCTACGCCACCTGGCGGGCCCTGCGCTCACGCCGGCGGGTGCCGGCCGGGGTGGCGGTGCCGCGGGCCGACGCGCCGGAGCTGTGGGCGCTGGTGGACGCGGCCGCGACCGCCGCCGGCGTGACCCCGCCGGCCGGGCTGACCGTGGTCGCCGACGCCACCGTGGTGGTGGGGGAGCGGACCCGGGCGCTCGGGCTCGGCGGCGGACGGCGGGACCTCTACGTCGGGCTGCCGCTGTTGCAGGCGTGGGACCGCGGGCGGCTGCGGGCGGCGGTGGCGCACGAGCTGGCGCACGGCTCGGCACGGCTCGGGCGGTGGGCGCCGATGGCGTACCGCGGCCGGGTCGAGGTGGGCCGGCTGGCGTCCCGCTGGGGCCGGGGCCGCAACCCGGCCGCCGCCGTCTTCCGGGCGTACGCCCAGGTCTACCGGCGCTGGGACGCGCCGTTCAGCCGGGCCCAGGAGCTGGCCGCGGACCGGGTCGCCGCCGCGCACGCCGGGGCCGAGGCGGCCGCCGGCGCGCTGCGCGACCTGCCGGTGCTCGCCGGCATGCAGCGGTTGTTCCACGCCGAGTACGTCGGCCCCGGCTGGCAGGCCGGGCAGGTGCCGGACGACGTGTTCGGCGGCTTCCTGCGGGTGCTCGCGGCGCGGGCCGAGGACGTGGCGATCCTGCGGGCCCGCGGACCGGAGCCGGCCGGTGACTGGGACACCCACCCGCCGCTGGCCGAGCGGCTGGCCGCGCTGACGCCCGATTCGCCGGCGGCCCCGGCCGCGGCACCCGATGCGCCGACGGCTCCGGCGGCGCCCGGCTCCCCGGCCGCGCCGACGCCCGATTCCTCAGTAGACGATGAAAAAGAAGAACCGGCCGACGATCTGGTGCCCGACCTGCCCGGGCTGGGGCGCGCGTTGCAGGCCGTCGCCTTCCCGCCGGCCGGACGGACCGAGGTGAGCTGGGACGACTTCCTCAGCCTGGCCCGCACCGCCGAGATGGAGCGGGAGGCCGAGGCGGCCCTGGCCACCGTGGCCCGGGCGGTCGGCGCCCCGGTGCCGGATGCGGCCGGGGTGCTGGAGCTGGCCGCCGACGGCCGGCTGGCCACCGCGGCCGCGACCATCTTCCCCGGCCTCACCCCGGAGGAGACCGCCGACCGGATCGTCGACCTGCTCTCCCTGATGCTCGCCCTGGCCGCGCTGCGCAGCGGGGTGGCCCGCTGGCGGCACAGCTGGACCGGCACCGCCGAGCTGGTCGCCGCGGACGGCGCCCACCTGAACCTGACCGACGTGGCGGCGGCCGCGGCCGACCCGGAGCAGGCCGAGGCGGTCCGCGCCTACCTCGACCGGATCGGGGTGGACCTGGCCGCGTCCGGTGGCGACCGGCCGGCCGCCCGGGCGCAGGTGCTCGGTGGCCTGATCAACCTGTCGGCGGACGGCGAGCGGACCGACCTGCTCGTCACCGACCTGGGCCTCCTGCTGGTCCCGGGTCTGTCCCGGGGCAAGGGCGTGGAGGCCAAGCGACGGCTGCATCAGATCGCGGCCGGCGGCGTCCCGGTCTCCGGCGAGGCGACGGCCGCCGCCGGGACCGCCACCGCGGTGGCCACCCTGGAGCCGCCCGGCGACGGCCGGCGGTTCGTGCCGTTCGCCGAGGTGGCCACGGTCACCAGCCTGCCGGGCCGGCGGCGCGGGTGGGTGATCGGCCTGCACGGCGGGGGCGAGCTCACCCTGCGCCCGTCGCTGGACACCGACGAGCTCCCGGGCGGATGGGCCGCCTGGGACGACGCCGTCACCTTTCTCACCGGAACGCGCTGA
- a CDS encoding nitrate- and nitrite sensing domain-containing protein → MRSRNWSIRSKIIAMVAVPLAALLALWVFATAATAGPAMDLLNARDVVLRMGDPGLQLIAQMQRERHFSAVYLAAQETPGTELRTQRAATDAAIADLRSATDGLDMSTDLRARVATLFSDFDALQAVRARIDAREIKLLDMMNTYNDVVDAGFDVSGTAAVFFHEKVDREVRALITGYRGLEYLSRVDATLAGANAAGKVDERTRGQLIEDVATSRYLLKSGVADMPEKARGDYAQLVTRGSTFVTLDVLQNKLLNLSYTGAAPPVKGTEWQPVFDQVSAELRAFELRTVDAVVSDATPLAVTVFVWLGLSALTGLVAFVLAIWVSVRVGRSIVGRLIKLRREALEMASDRLPTVVRRLQRGEAVDVDVETPPLDYGKDEIGQVGQAFNDVQRTAVQSAVDEANVRRGINEVFLNIARRSQTLLHRQLSLLDKMERRETEPQELEDLYRVDHLATRMRRHAEDLVILAGAAPGRGWRNPVPVIDVVRGAISEVEDYKRVDIRAVAPSALFGRAVGDVIHLLAELIENAASFSPPHTRVQVSGQVLPNGYAVEVEDRGLGMSAEALEQANRRLAEPPDFDPADSARLGLFVVAQLAVRHHIRVSLQPSPYGGITAVVLLPGELVTEAPAPAGANGRSAVPAPGGNTPLVGSGTDDPARSSLAALQWSGNGKLQQVPAVPRQRTTNGESLPAGSLNGVHPETKALTGGEPGGPTPSAIASELSPDGLVQRKRIRRTPQVPPAEQPPAATAGQLDDVAGALGAPRSVPRNSAPLMPTSAAPLFTTPEPPGPAAPTSAAPMFVAPTSAPPAAPAVSPAAGGDEPTEQLEPDGLPKRVRQASLAPQLRHPVVERESTAPERSPEQVRTLMSALQLGTTRGRIQASREMASARSTQDEAVSGADGDTAGDRAESPGGNESTRPEKDA, encoded by the coding sequence ATGAGAAGCCGCAACTGGTCGATCAGATCGAAGATCATCGCGATGGTCGCGGTGCCGCTCGCCGCGCTTCTCGCGCTGTGGGTCTTCGCGACGGCGGCGACCGCCGGGCCGGCCATGGATCTGCTCAACGCGCGCGACGTGGTGCTGCGGATGGGCGACCCGGGCCTGCAACTGATCGCGCAGATGCAGCGGGAGCGACACTTCTCCGCCGTCTACCTGGCCGCGCAGGAGACGCCGGGCACCGAGCTGAGGACCCAGCGGGCCGCGACCGACGCGGCGATCGCCGACCTCCGCTCCGCCACCGACGGGCTGGACATGTCCACGGACCTGCGGGCGCGGGTCGCGACGCTGTTCAGCGACTTCGACGCGCTCCAGGCGGTCCGGGCCCGGATCGACGCGCGCGAGATCAAGCTGCTCGACATGATGAACACGTACAACGACGTGGTCGACGCCGGCTTCGACGTCTCCGGCACCGCCGCGGTGTTCTTCCACGAGAAGGTCGACCGTGAGGTGCGCGCCCTGATCACCGGCTACCGCGGCCTGGAGTACCTGTCCCGGGTGGACGCGACGCTGGCCGGGGCGAACGCGGCCGGCAAGGTCGACGAGCGGACCCGTGGCCAGCTGATCGAGGACGTCGCCACCTCGCGGTACCTGCTGAAGTCGGGCGTCGCGGACATGCCGGAGAAGGCCCGCGGCGACTACGCCCAGCTGGTCACCCGGGGCTCCACCTTCGTCACGCTGGACGTGCTCCAGAACAAGCTGCTCAACCTGAGCTACACCGGCGCGGCGCCGCCGGTGAAGGGCACCGAGTGGCAGCCGGTGTTCGACCAGGTCTCCGCCGAGCTGCGCGCGTTCGAGTTGCGGACGGTCGACGCGGTCGTCTCGGACGCCACCCCGCTGGCCGTCACCGTGTTCGTCTGGCTGGGCCTGTCCGCGCTGACCGGCCTGGTCGCCTTCGTGCTGGCGATCTGGGTCTCGGTGCGGGTCGGCCGGTCGATCGTCGGCCGCCTGATCAAGCTGCGCCGGGAGGCTCTGGAGATGGCCTCCGACCGGCTGCCCACCGTGGTCCGCCGCCTCCAGCGCGGCGAGGCGGTCGACGTCGACGTCGAGACGCCCCCGCTGGATTACGGCAAGGACGAGATCGGCCAGGTCGGTCAGGCCTTCAACGACGTGCAGCGCACCGCGGTGCAGTCCGCCGTCGACGAGGCGAACGTCCGGCGCGGCATCAACGAGGTGTTCCTCAACATCGCCCGGCGCAGCCAGACGCTGCTGCACCGGCAGCTGTCGCTGCTGGACAAGATGGAGCGCCGGGAGACCGAGCCGCAGGAGCTGGAGGACCTCTACCGGGTCGACCACCTGGCCACCCGGATGCGGCGGCACGCCGAGGACCTGGTCATTCTGGCCGGCGCGGCGCCCGGCCGGGGCTGGCGCAACCCGGTTCCGGTGATCGACGTGGTCCGCGGCGCGATCAGTGAGGTGGAGGACTACAAGCGGGTCGACATCCGCGCGGTGGCCCCCTCCGCGCTCTTCGGCCGCGCCGTCGGTGACGTCATCCACCTGCTCGCCGAGCTGATCGAGAACGCGGCCTCGTTCTCCCCGCCGCACACCCGGGTGCAGGTCTCCGGGCAGGTGCTGCCGAACGGGTACGCCGTCGAGGTCGAGGACCGCGGCCTGGGCATGAGCGCGGAGGCGCTGGAGCAGGCGAACCGCCGGCTGGCCGAGCCACCCGACTTCGACCCGGCCGACAGCGCCCGGCTCGGCCTGTTCGTGGTGGCCCAGCTGGCCGTCCGGCACCACATCCGGGTGTCGTTGCAGCCCTCGCCGTACGGCGGGATCACCGCCGTGGTCCTGCTCCCGGGCGAGCTGGTCACCGAGGCGCCCGCACCGGCCGGCGCCAACGGCCGGTCGGCCGTCCCCGCGCCGGGCGGGAACACCCCGCTGGTCGGCTCCGGGACCGACGATCCGGCCAGGAGCTCGCTGGCCGCGCTCCAGTGGTCCGGCAACGGCAAGTTGCAGCAGGTGCCCGCGGTGCCCCGGCAGCGGACCACCAACGGCGAGTCGCTGCCGGCCGGCTCGCTCAACGGCGTGCACCCGGAGACCAAGGCGCTGACCGGCGGCGAGCCCGGCGGTCCCACGCCCAGCGCGATCGCGTCCGAGCTCAGCCCGGACGGCCTGGTGCAGCGCAAACGGATCCGGCGGACCCCGCAGGTCCCGCCGGCCGAGCAGCCCCCGGCGGCGACCGCCGGGCAGCTCGACGACGTGGCCGGTGCGCTCGGCGCGCCCCGCTCGGTGCCGCGCAACTCGGCGCCGCTGATGCCGACCTCGGCCGCGCCGCTGTTCACCACGCCGGAGCCACCCGGCCCGGCGGCGCCGACCTCGGCCGCCCCGATGTTCGTGGCGCCGACCTCGGCACCCCCGGCGGCGCCCGCCGTCTCGCCGGCGGCCGGCGGCGACGAGCCGACCGAGCAGCTGGAACCGGACGGCCTGCCCAAGCGGGTCCGGCAGGCCAGCCTGGCCCCGCAGCTGCGCCATCCGGTGGTGGAGCGGGAGTCCACCGCGCCGGAGCGTTCGCCGGAGCAGGTCCGTACGCTGATGAGCGCCCTGCAACTGGGCACCACCCGGGGTCGTATCCAGGCGTCGCGCGAGATGGCGAGCGCCAGGTCCACCCAGGACGAAGCAGTTTCCGGGGCCGACGGCGACACGGCCGGCGACCGTGCCGAGAGCCCCGGCGGTAATGAAAGCACCAGGCCGGAGAAGGACGCATAG
- a CDS encoding roadblock/LC7 domain-containing protein, whose translation MAQTTKQSANLTWLLDDLVERVPTAQQAVVLSADGLMLGASAAMSREDAEHLSAMAAGFQSLAKGASRHFGAGQVRQTVVEMEEAFLFVTAAGQGACLAVLASADADLGLIAYEMAMLVTRVGQTMSAPERTLAPDAL comes from the coding sequence GTGGCACAGACGACGAAGCAGAGCGCGAACCTCACCTGGCTCCTCGACGACCTCGTCGAGCGGGTGCCGACCGCACAGCAGGCCGTGGTGCTCTCCGCGGACGGCCTGATGCTGGGCGCGTCGGCCGCGATGAGCCGGGAGGACGCCGAGCATCTCTCGGCGATGGCGGCCGGATTCCAGAGCCTGGCCAAGGGCGCGAGCCGGCATTTCGGGGCCGGGCAGGTCCGCCAGACGGTGGTGGAGATGGAGGAGGCGTTCCTCTTCGTCACCGCCGCCGGGCAGGGCGCCTGTCTGGCCGTGCTGGCCTCGGCCGACGCCGACCTCGGCCTGATCGCCTACGAGATGGCGATGCTGGTCACCCGGGTCGGCCAGACGATGAGCGCCCCGGAACGCACTTTGGCGCCCGATGCCCTCTGA
- a CDS encoding DUF742 domain-containing protein — translation MAHDWMDHDAGPVVRPYAVTQGRVAPSGGDFDLVAFVVATVPDLAPGIQLQPEHHAIVAAAWEPISVVELASHLDLSIGVVRVLLGDLRSAGLISLYEPPAATQPHDVDVLKAVVNGLRAL, via the coding sequence ATGGCACACGACTGGATGGATCACGACGCCGGGCCGGTGGTCCGTCCGTACGCGGTGACCCAGGGCCGCGTCGCGCCGTCCGGCGGCGACTTCGACCTGGTCGCGTTCGTGGTGGCCACCGTGCCGGACCTGGCGCCCGGCATCCAGTTGCAGCCGGAGCACCACGCCATCGTGGCCGCCGCCTGGGAGCCGATCTCCGTGGTCGAGCTGGCGTCCCACCTGGACCTGTCGATCGGCGTGGTCCGGGTTCTCCTCGGTGATCTACGCTCGGCGGGTCTCATCTCGCTGTACGAACCCCCCGCGGCCACCCAGCCGCACGACGTCGACGTTCTCAAGGCGGTTGTCAATGGACTCCGTGCGCTCTGA
- a CDS encoding GTP-binding protein: MDSVRSDRASGSRIPVALKILIAGGFGVGKTTMVGSVSEIRPLQTEEVLTGAEGADDVSGVEGKTTTTVTMDFGRITITEDLQLYLFGTPGQDRFWFLWDELSQGALGAVVLADTRRLADCFPSIDYFEQRGTPFVVAVNDFDAAQRFGPDAVARALDLDPGVPVVLFDARDQVAARNVLIELVEYVARRQFAAAGSR; this comes from the coding sequence ATGGACTCCGTGCGCTCTGACCGCGCCAGCGGTTCGCGCATCCCGGTCGCCCTCAAGATTCTGATCGCGGGCGGTTTCGGCGTGGGCAAGACCACCATGGTCGGGTCGGTCAGCGAGATCCGCCCGCTGCAGACCGAGGAGGTTCTCACCGGGGCCGAGGGCGCCGACGACGTGTCCGGTGTGGAGGGCAAGACCACCACCACGGTGACCATGGACTTCGGCCGGATCACGATCACCGAGGACCTCCAGCTCTACCTGTTCGGCACGCCCGGACAGGACCGGTTCTGGTTCCTCTGGGACGAGCTGTCGCAGGGCGCGCTCGGCGCGGTGGTGCTGGCCGACACCCGCCGGCTGGCCGACTGCTTCCCGTCGATCGACTACTTCGAGCAGCGTGGCACGCCGTTCGTGGTCGCGGTGAACGACTTCGACGCCGCGCAGCGGTTCGGCCCGGACGCGGTGGCCCGCGCCCTGGACCTGGACCCGGGCGTGCCGGTGGTGCTCTTCGACGCGCGTGACCAGGTGGCCGCCCGCAACGTGCTGATCGAGCTGGTGGAGTACGTCGCCCGCCGGCAGTTCGCGGCGGCCGGCAGCCGCTGA
- a CDS encoding BTAD domain-containing putative transcriptional regulator, producing the protein MEPETRFEILGPLRAFRGPDPVDLGPAKQRAVLAVLLLSPGKPVPTTRIVDAVWGADPPENGANVVQKYVAGLRRALGRERLTLSAGGYTLAIGADALDAEVFRAALARAGTEQRAGRADQAAETVRAGLALWHGDALDGLTGPIFETARAALAEDRASAWELWAEIRLAHGDDAGLVGELTRLTHDFPLREGLRAQLMLALHRAGRQAEALAVFRDTREFFLDELGAEPGERMQEVHRRILRGELEQPPPPDPVSPAPYTPTSPPPVSPPPVSPAPVSPPFSPTMLQPQRGHARWLEIVAAGAAPFLTCGVAAWVYFLYAAIQRGRWYHYVVAGAYFAMLPWIVMWFEIDPSPIDSDTTTAAEGVAVSSWLLLWLGSTVHGVILAVQGGDTRSARTRRDLARRFAAIDPAAAVQAGIGRPDLLRYLDDGGLVDVNNAPPHELTRVPGISPAEAHRIGMDRHYNGPYRQPADLVSRGVLTQRQLRRAESWLICLGW; encoded by the coding sequence GTGGAGCCGGAGACACGGTTCGAGATCCTCGGACCGCTGCGCGCCTTCCGCGGACCCGACCCGGTCGACCTGGGCCCGGCCAAACAGCGGGCGGTCCTGGCCGTGCTGCTGCTGAGCCCGGGCAAGCCGGTGCCGACCACCCGGATCGTCGACGCGGTGTGGGGCGCCGACCCACCCGAGAACGGCGCCAACGTGGTGCAGAAATATGTCGCCGGGCTGCGCCGCGCCCTCGGCCGGGAGCGGCTCACGCTGTCCGCCGGCGGATACACGCTGGCGATCGGCGCCGACGCGCTGGACGCCGAGGTGTTCCGGGCCGCGCTGGCCCGGGCCGGGACCGAGCAGCGGGCCGGCCGGGCCGATCAGGCCGCCGAGACCGTCCGGGCCGGGCTCGCGCTCTGGCACGGCGACGCGCTGGACGGACTGACCGGGCCGATCTTCGAGACCGCCCGGGCCGCGCTGGCCGAGGACCGGGCCAGCGCCTGGGAGCTGTGGGCGGAGATCCGGCTGGCCCACGGCGACGACGCCGGGCTGGTCGGCGAGCTGACCCGGCTGACCCACGACTTCCCGCTGCGGGAGGGGCTGCGCGCGCAGCTGATGCTGGCCCTGCACCGGGCCGGGCGGCAGGCCGAGGCGCTCGCCGTGTTCCGGGACACCCGGGAGTTCTTCCTGGACGAGCTCGGGGCCGAGCCGGGCGAGCGGATGCAGGAGGTGCACCGGCGGATCCTGCGCGGGGAGCTGGAGCAGCCGCCGCCACCGGATCCGGTGTCGCCGGCGCCGTACACGCCGACCTCCCCGCCCCCGGTCTCACCGCCCCCGGTCTCGCCGGCGCCGGTGTCCCCGCCGTTCTCCCCGACGATGTTGCAGCCGCAGCGCGGCCACGCGCGCTGGCTGGAGATCGTGGCGGCGGGCGCGGCCCCGTTCCTCACCTGCGGGGTGGCGGCCTGGGTCTACTTCCTCTACGCGGCGATCCAGCGCGGCCGGTGGTACCACTACGTGGTCGCCGGCGCCTACTTCGCCATGCTGCCGTGGATCGTCATGTGGTTCGAGATCGACCCGTCCCCGATCGACTCGGACACCACCACCGCGGCCGAGGGCGTCGCGGTCTCCTCCTGGCTGCTGCTCTGGCTCGGTTCCACCGTGCACGGCGTCATCCTGGCCGTGCAGGGCGGCGACACCCGGTCCGCGCGGACCCGGCGGGACCTGGCCCGGCGGTTCGCCGCGATCGACCCGGCGGCCGCCGTGCAGGCCGGCATCGGGCGGCCCGACCTGCTGCGGTACCTCGACGACGGCGGGCTGGTCGACGTGAACAACGCGCCGCCGCACGAGCTGACCCGGGTGCCCGGGATCAGCCCCGCCGAGGCACACCGGATCGGGATGGACCGGCACTACAACGGGCCGTACCGGCAGCCCGCGGATCTGGTGTCGCGGGGCGTGCTGACCCAGCGCCAGCTGCGCCGGGCCGAGTCCTGGCTGATCTGCCTGGGGTGGTAG
- a CDS encoding LacI family DNA-binding transcriptional regulator, with protein sequence MPRVTLQTIADRVGVSRMTVSNAFSRPDQLSPTLRERILAAAQELGYAGPDPTARALAKGTTGTIGILLTDSLRYAFTDLVAGGFLGAIAEELAPTGLAITLLSSASTGDLIPARDVAMDGALIYSCDPTSPAVGWLQRRRLPLVFVDQAPIDGYACVNVADREAARDAARHLVGLGHTRIAYATVGAHGPYGLIADTDVPVEGYASIQRRLGWNDVLGPAGITPPVIRQPFERVDLLRADARELLSRADRPTAVLCFSDVTAIGVRQAAGDLGLRIPEDLSLVGFDDGPIATQMQPALTTVHQDVQEKGRNAAALLNAALRHSPETPHLLLPATLVVRGSTGPAPAPA encoded by the coding sequence GTGCCCCGGGTGACCCTGCAGACCATCGCCGACCGGGTCGGCGTGAGCCGGATGACGGTGTCCAACGCCTTCTCCCGGCCCGATCAGCTCTCCCCCACCCTGCGCGAGCGGATCCTCGCCGCGGCTCAGGAGCTGGGTTACGCGGGCCCCGACCCGACCGCCCGGGCCCTGGCCAAGGGCACCACCGGCACGATCGGCATCCTGCTCACCGACTCGCTGCGCTACGCCTTCACCGACCTGGTGGCCGGCGGCTTCCTCGGCGCGATCGCCGAGGAGCTGGCACCGACCGGGCTCGCCATCACCCTGCTCAGCTCGGCGTCGACCGGCGATCTGATCCCGGCCCGGGACGTGGCGATGGACGGCGCGCTGATCTACTCCTGCGACCCGACCTCACCGGCGGTGGGCTGGCTGCAACGCCGCCGGCTGCCGCTGGTCTTCGTCGACCAGGCCCCGATCGACGGGTACGCCTGTGTGAACGTCGCGGACCGCGAGGCCGCCCGGGACGCCGCCCGGCACCTGGTCGGCCTCGGGCACACCCGGATCGCGTACGCCACCGTCGGCGCGCACGGGCCGTACGGGCTGATCGCCGACACCGACGTGCCGGTCGAGGGGTATGCCTCGATCCAGCGCCGCCTCGGCTGGAACGACGTGCTCGGCCCGGCCGGGATCACGCCGCCGGTGATCCGGCAGCCGTTCGAGCGGGTCGACCTGCTCCGCGCCGACGCCCGGGAGCTGCTGTCCCGGGCGGACCGGCCGACCGCCGTGCTGTGCTTCTCCGACGTCACCGCCATCGGCGTCCGGCAGGCCGCCGGCGACCTCGGGCTGCGGATCCCGGAGGACCTCTCGCTGGTCGGCTTCGACGACGGCCCGATCGCCACCCAGATGCAGCCGGCCCTCACCACGGTCCACCAGGACGTCCAGGAGAAGGGGCGGAACGCCGCCGCGCTGCTGAACGCCGCGCTTCGGCACTCCCCCGAGACTCCGCACCTTCTCCTGCCCGCCACCCTGGTGGTGCGGGGCAGTACCGGCCCCGCACCCGCCCCGGCCTAG